AGAGTGGTTGTTGCTGACTCTAGAGTGGCAAGAGACGGAAAGGTTATTGACAATCTCGGCACTTATAACCCGCTTAAAAATCCGGCTGAAATTGTTATTAACAAACAGAAGGCTGCTGAGTGGATTAAGAATGGCGCAGAGCCTACTGAGACTGCTAGAACTGTTTTGGTTAAGGCCGGCGTAATTTTGAAAAAAGACGCCAAACCTTTTGCGCCCAAAAGCGTAACTAAGGCCCGCAAAGATACCAAAGCAGAATAATTTTTGGTTGTATCTGAAAACAAGGAGAATATAATGGAAAACTTGGTAAAATATCTGGTTGAAAATTTGGTGGAAGACAAAAGTGCCATCAAGATTGAAACAACACTTGACGGCGATATGAACATAATTCATGTTGCCGTAGCCGAAGGAGACATTGGCAGAGTTGTGGGCAAAGGCGGAAAGATTGCCGGAGCGATTCGCACTATTGTGCGCTCGGCAAGTAAGCGCACCGGCAAAAAATATGTTGTTAAGATAAACTGAAAAATTCAGTCCTCAGCAAAAGGCACAGACAAAAAGTCTGAGCCTTTTTTTGATTTTTTAGTTTGAAATAACAGCCTTTGGGTATAGTTCTATTTTTTGTTTTTGTTTTTGTGTTTTTTGTGATAATATATAGGCATGATAGAGATAGGAAAGATTTTGAAGCCTTGGGGACTTAAGGGTGAGGTTAAGGTTAAGCCTTATAACGAAGAGGCTTTTCGGGACCTGAAAAAGATTTATATAGACCAAAAGACTTATCTTGTGAAAACGTCAGGTGTGCGAATGGGATATGCCTATCTTTTGCTTGAGGATTTTGACACGCCAGAAAAGTCGGAGATTTTTCGCGACAAAGAAATTTTTGCTGACAAAAGTGTTTTGGGCATTCTGGGTGCTGATGAATATCTTATTGGTGAAATGCTGGGGCTTTTGGTGGTGGATGACACAGGCGACGAGTGGGGCAGAATTGTAAGTGTTGAGCAATATGGCAGTGCTGATGTTTATACCGTTGTCGGACGTAAGGGCGAAAATAGATTTCCGTTTTTAAGTGACCTTGTCAAAAAGATAGATTTTGAAGAAAAGATTATGACAGTGTTTTTGGAAAAACTTGAAGAGGTTGTGGTATGCGGATAGATATTCTGACACTGTTTGTTGATATGTTTGAAAGTTTCAAGCATAGTATAATAAGCAGAGCCGTAAAAAAAGGCGCAATTGAAATAAACCTGATTGATATAAGAGCATTTAGCAATGACAAGCATAAAAAGTGCGATGATGCTCCTTTTGGCGGAGGCAGCGGTATGGTTATGACCCCGCAGCCGCTTTATGACGCTATAAAATCTGTCAAAAAAAGAAACTCGCATGTGATTTATCTCAGCCCCAAAGGTAGTGTGCTAAATCAGCAGAAGGTTCAGCAGCTCAGCAAGTTTAAGCATTTGGTTTTGGTTTGCGGGCATTATGAGGGCATCGACCAGCGTGTGATTGATTTACTGATTGACGAAGAAATTTCGGTAGGGGATTACGTTTTGACCGGCGGGGAGCTTGCCGCCGAAGTTTTGACGGACGCTGTAAGCCGTTATGTGGACGGAGTGATTGAGAAAGGCTCGATTGAGGAAGAGAGTTTTGTGAGCGGACTTTTGGAGTATCCGCACTACACAAGACCTGCGGAGTTTAAGAAACTGAAAGTACCTGAGGTTTTGCTAAGCGGTAATCATGCTGAGATAAAAAAATGGAGACAGGAGCAGAGCGAACAGATAACAAAGAAGAGACGGCCGGATTTATTGGATAGTAATTGATGGGGGCGGATTTGCAACGCCGCCATAGGCGGCGTCGGACAAGCTGGGGACATCCCCGCAAGGAGGAATAGATGGTAATTCAATGGTTTCCGGGGCATATTGATAAGTTTTAGCCACCAAATATGGGTGTTTTTAGGCTGTTTTGCCCCTATATTTAGTGTTTTTAGCCACCTGTTTTTAAGAAAAGTTGCAAATTTAAGTGGCATTTTAAGTGGCATTGCTAAATTTACTTGCCCATTTTTGTGATTCGC
The Christensenellaceae bacterium DNA segment above includes these coding regions:
- the rpsP gene encoding 30S ribosomal protein S16; amino-acid sequence: MAVKIRLTRLGDKKSPFYRVVVADSRVARDGKVIDNLGTYNPLKNPAEIVINKQKAAEWIKNGAEPTETARTVLVKAGVILKKDAKPFAPKSVTKARKDTKAE
- a CDS encoding KH domain-containing protein; the protein is MENLVKYLVENLVEDKSAIKIETTLDGDMNIIHVAVAEGDIGRVVGKGGKIAGAIRTIVRSASKRTGKKYVVKIN
- the rimM gene encoding ribosome maturation factor RimM (Essential for efficient processing of 16S rRNA); amino-acid sequence: MIEIGKILKPWGLKGEVKVKPYNEEAFRDLKKIYIDQKTYLVKTSGVRMGYAYLLLEDFDTPEKSEIFRDKEIFADKSVLGILGADEYLIGEMLGLLVVDDTGDEWGRIVSVEQYGSADVYTVVGRKGENRFPFLSDLVKKIDFEEKIMTVFLEKLEEVVVCG
- the trmD gene encoding tRNA (guanosine(37)-N1)-methyltransferase TrmD — translated: MRIDILTLFVDMFESFKHSIISRAVKKGAIEINLIDIRAFSNDKHKKCDDAPFGGGSGMVMTPQPLYDAIKSVKKRNSHVIYLSPKGSVLNQQKVQQLSKFKHLVLVCGHYEGIDQRVIDLLIDEEISVGDYVLTGGELAAEVLTDAVSRYVDGVIEKGSIEEESFVSGLLEYPHYTRPAEFKKLKVPEVLLSGNHAEIKKWRQEQSEQITKKRRPDLLDSN